The genome window TcttaattgataaattatttcttcCATTTGGAAAGCTGCAGGTAAAGTTTCGATCAATACAGTGGCTCTGATTGTTCCTCTTGGAATAGATAAATAATCCTGTGCGACATTAAAGATGTCATTCCATAATTTTGCCTCCAAATGATGTTCCATTTTTGGTAAATAGAAATATGGACCTTTCCCCAAGTCAATCAAAGCCTGTGCATTGTGATAGAAGAAAACACCAAAGTCGAAGATTGAAGCAGAGATTGGTTCATCATCGATGTATAGATGTTTTTCAACCATATGCCAACCTCTTGGTCTCACTATTAATGTTGgtaaattttgaattttatctttCAAACTATAATTTTTTCCATTAACAGaagtaaaattaatattatctcTAATTAAATCATACAAGTTTACTTGTCCATAAATGATATTCTGCCAAGTTGGTGATAATGAATCTTCAAAATCTACCATATAAGTATTAACAAATTCTGCATTCAAAGCGTTAATTAACATATTTCTTAATGGAGGACCAGTAATTTCAACGGATCTATCTATCAAGCCTGGACCTAAAGATTTCGGACCTTTCCAAGTTGGATCATCTCTAATATACTCTGTTTCCTCTAAAAAATCTAATTGATAAAGACCTGAgtccaattttttttgtaatagCTGTCTATTTGACAATAGTAATTTTCTCTTGGAATTAAAAGTTCTATGTAATAGGACAATGAACTCCAAACATTCTGCAGTTAAAATAGTCTGCACAGTAGTAGTTGAAGGGTGAAACTGTGGTTTATTATCAATGTCCACTAATAATTTAACgttatttaaagatacTCTTACCATAGTGAGTGAATCAATATAGGTTGTTCTTTTTacacaatttttttaatcttGTTTATATCATTGGTAAACTTACAAAACTACGTTTACAAAGAAGtagaattaaataaagaaaacgcaaaccatatatatatatatatatatatttagcCGCCAGTAATTGTTGTAAAGCGTGTTAGTAAGATGAGAAAAGCAAGAAGAAAGCGACGTACAGATAATAACCAAATGACTTTTAAACAAGGTAATTAGTTAATTAATGGATGCAAAATGATGAAGTTTCTCCTTTCATCCGTCCACCACTGGACAATAACATCTCCTCCTAAAGCATACCTATCTGTACATATGTGTGTATAGATAGTCCGATTCTCGGTTCGTGACGCTGTTGAATGCACCAAAACACCATCCTAAGGCGCGGTTCTATGGTATATCTCCAAGAATGCATGATTATGTGTCATTGTCAAATcactaatatatatatattctttgtgtcatttataatttaaccTTGTCAAGCAATCAATATAAACAAGTAATACATGTCCCTTGGGTAATAGGCCCCCCGTGATCACCACGTAGTAATTAATCAAAAACGTAAACGTGAATTTGTCcgaaattaaaatcatccGGTAATGTGCGTTCTGTTCTTTACTTTTGGCCCATTCCACCACACTCACAAAGAGCCATCGTAGTACAACGACCCAAGNNNNNNNNNNNNNNNNNNNNNNNNNNNNNNNNNNNNNNNNatatatatatatgta of Tetrapisispora phaffii CBS 4417 chromosome 6, complete genome contains these proteins:
- the MLS1 gene encoding malate synthase MLS1 (similar to Saccharomyces cerevisiae MLS1 (YNL117W); ancestral locus Anc_2.156) — translated: MVRVSLNNVKLLVDIDNKPQFHPSTTTVQTILTAECLEFIVLLHRTFNSKRKLLLSNRQLLQKKLDSGLYQLDFLEETEYIRDDPTWKGPKSLGPGLIDRSVEITGPPLRNMLINALNAEFVNTYMVDFEDSLSPTWQNIIYGQVNLYDLIRDNINFTSVNGKNYSLKDKIQNLPTLIVRPRGWHMVEKHLYIDDEPISASIFDFGVFFYHNAQALIDLGKGPYFYLPKMEHHLEAKLWNDIFNVAQDYLSIPRGTIRATVLIETLPAAFQMEEIIYQLRDHSSGLNCGRWDYIFSTIKRLRNLPTHVLPNRDLVTMTSPFMDSYVKRLINTCHRRNVHAMGGMAAQIPIKDDKTRNDAAMQKVRTDKIRELTNGHDGSWVAHPALAPICHEVFVNMGTKNQIHYIPDTKITSADLTNTSIQDFQVTTEGIKQNLDIGLRYMEAWLRGSGCVPINYLMEDAATAEVSRCQLYQWVKHGVTLSDTGEVVTPELTTKILTEQVSRLKQSSPVGDKNKFDTAAKYFLPEITAKHFSEFLTTLLYDEIVTQKSAPTHLSKL